CTGAGACGTGACTTTCGGGCGGGGCGTCTCGTTTCCTGTGGCCCTGCTGGCCCGGACAAACTCAGACAAGCTGCCCTCTGAATGACAACTGGCCGTCTGGTTGCAGGGCTTTGCCAAGCTGTCACCATGAGCAAGTACTCCCAGTACTTCAACAAGACCCTCATAGAGGTCCACTATGCCTATGCCAAGCACATGACCAAGGAGGAATTAAAAGGTCGCATTGAGAGTAAAAAAAGCCTGAGCTCcctgaacattttatttgtcattatCTGCAGTATCATCATCTTGGAAAACCTCCTGGTGCTCATTGCTGTGTTTCGCAATAAGAAGTTCCACTCGGCCATGTTCTTCTTCATCGGAAACCTGGCCTTCTCTGACCTACTGGCTGGCTCTGCTTATATTGCCAATATTTTCCTGTCAGGCCCTAGGACATTTAATTTGGCGCCTGTCCAGTGGTTCATACGAGAGGGGACTGCTTTCATCGCCTTGTCCGCCTCCGTTTTCAGCCTGCTGGCTATCGCTATAGAGCGCTACATTGCCATCACCAAGGTCAAGGTTTACGGCTCCAACAAGACTTGCCGCATGTTCCTTCTGATCGGAGCGTGCTGGGTGATGTCCATCCTTCTGGGAGGTCTTCCCATTATCGGCTGGAACTGTATTAATAACCTGAACGATTGCTCGGCTGTCCTGCCTCTCAACTCCCGATACTACATCCTGTTTGTCGTCACCATCTTTAGCATCATCTTGCTGTCCATTGTGATCCTTTACGTTCGCATCTACCTTATTGTGCGCACCAGCCAGCAAGAGGCCACCAATTCTCCGGCTTATGCTCTCCTGAAGACCGTAACGATCGTGCTGGGTGTCTTCATCGTTTGTTGGCTGCCTGCCTTCACCATCCTTCTCCTGGACACTTCCTGTAAGATGCAACAATGCCCTATCCTCAGTAACGCCGGCATCTTCTTCAGCTTTGCCACGTTGAATTCGGCGTTGAACCCATTGATCTACACGATGCGGAGTAAGGACATGAGGAAGGAGTTCCTCAGGGTTCTGTGCTGCTGGGGGCTGCTCAGCTGTGGCAGACCTCCTCACCGCTGCATGGTGCCACTCAAGAGCTCGAGTTCAATGGAGCACTGCACCAACAAACACGAAAATCAGTCGACTCCCATCATGCAGGACACTACCTGTGTCTGATTTTGTTTCCACAGTGCCTAGGTGTTTAAAGATAAGGGGAGACCCCATCTTGGAGAcacccagacagcaacatagtgtcagCCCAGAACCGGGGCACATCTGATACATGTGGATTCAACATGTACcggatgtgggccggatctatgttgctgtctgggaagGCACAGAAGACAGAAGTGTTCAGAGACCTCATGGATGAAATGAGAATCACAATCAATGTCTTTGGACTCTTACATTTAG
The window above is part of the Chanodichthys erythropterus isolate Z2021 chromosome 3, ASM2448905v1, whole genome shotgun sequence genome. Proteins encoded here:
- the s1pr2 gene encoding sphingosine 1-phosphate receptor 2, with translation MTTGRLVAGLCQAVTMSKYSQYFNKTLIEVHYAYAKHMTKEELKGRIESKKSLSSLNILFVIICSIIILENLLVLIAVFRNKKFHSAMFFFIGNLAFSDLLAGSAYIANIFLSGPRTFNLAPVQWFIREGTAFIALSASVFSLLAIAIERYIAITKVKVYGSNKTCRMFLLIGACWVMSILLGGLPIIGWNCINNLNDCSAVLPLNSRYYILFVVTIFSIILLSIVILYVRIYLIVRTSQQEATNSPAYALLKTVTIVLGVFIVCWLPAFTILLLDTSCKMQQCPILSNAGIFFSFATLNSALNPLIYTMRSKDMRKEFLRVLCCWGLLSCGRPPHRCMVPLKSSSSMEHCTNKHENQSTPIMQDTTCV